The bacterium genome includes the window CTTGCACTCTTTGTCTCGTCGCTAATCTAGCAGCTTCATCCAGGGATATTTCTCCCTGCAAAGGGTCATAACCATAATAAGCCACTGATGGCAAGTCAAGAAAACGGCTTAGCGTGTGCCGCCAATTATCTAACTCAATTTCGTAAATCTTACGATGATCATTATTAGTAATATTTGACGATAAATCATTTACTCGTTTTAAAATCCTAGCCGCGCCATTCCATATCGCCCTATCGTACGGAGAATCAGATAGCATCTTATCCACTTTTTCGACCGCGGAAACGCACTCTTCAAGGTAAAACTTTGATTTTGAATACCCCCGCTCGTACACAAACACACCAATAGCCAAACTCACGGCGGCAATAGTGCCAAGCGAAGAAGCGATTCCGGCTAATTCTTTATCTTTAGAAAAAAATAAAGACCAGAGGGCAAGAAGCGTTAGAAGTACTGCAAAAACCATGAACAACCAATAAAATGATAAACGCTGCCTTAGGGCCATACTATTTCCCTCCTATTTTTCATCTCCCACTACTCCCACCCTCTAGCGCATCGAATACCCGCATTATACCCTCCTCGATTTCAAAAAAAAGCATAGTCCTACACACAGCGATTATTACGTTTGTGTATGTCTTGGACCTCCTCCCCGTCATCTGAAACCTACCCCTGATACCGGCCTTCCCATAAAATTTTCCGATGTTTTTGCCTTGGGAGTCTTGACATAGTTTTGCCCGGAACTATGCTTTGAAGCGTAGGGGAGATTTGAGTGAGAACCCCGTTAAAACTGACCTCGGGAAAGGATGGTGATCGCCATGAGGAAAGTTCTCGACAAGAAGACGCTGAAAAAGGAGGCCGAGTTCTGGTCGGCCGTCAAGAAAGCGGTCTCGGCTGCGCCTGTGAGGCTATGCCGCAACTGAAAGGGCTGAAAAGGCTGAGTTGCCGGTCCGGCAACAAGACAAGCGTATTGAGGAGGCGGGCACGACGGCCCGCCTCTTCTTGATTTTAATTACCTTTTCATGAAGACCCGCCTCCCGGCGGGGTTGGCGGCTATGGACGTTTCCGGTTCCACCGATCAGGAGTTTTTAATCCAGTGGCACCTGACGGAGCGCTGCAACCTGCGTTGCCTGCACTGCTACCAGTCGGCGGACACCTTTCGCGAGCTTTCGCTGGGCGAGATTACGGAAACGGCGGCGGAGATTCGCGAGATGCTGGCGGCCTGGGAAGACGCTTACGGAATCGGCTTTTCCAAAAGCTATACCATCACCGGCGGCGAGCCTTTTTTGCGCGCCGACCTCTTCGAGGTTCTGGAGACGGCGGGAAGCGCGGGTTTCGGCATTTTTCTCCTCTCCAACGGCATCCTCATAAAGGATAGGGAGGCGTGGCGGCTGGCGGAGCTGGGCGTGGAGGGCGTTCAGATCAGCCTGGAGGGGCCGGGGCTCATTCATGACCGGATACGCGGTTACGGCAGCTTCGAGGCCGCGCTTCGGGGCGTGCGGTCGCTCATCGAGGCCTCGGTGCCGGTGAATCTTAACGTGACTCTCTCCTCCGTTAACGCCGACTATACAGACGAGCTTGTCTCCATCGCGGGCAATCTCGGGGCAAGGCGGATAAGTTTTTCGCGGCTGGTGCCCTGCGGGCGCGGCTCGGCGCTGGCGGCCGAGGTGCTCGAACCGCAGAGGGTCAGGGATATCTACGAGGATTTGTTCAGTCTGAGGATTCCAGGACTGGAGATCGGAAGCGGCGACCCGATAGCCTCGCAGCTTCGCGCAAACGGCGCGGCGGCGGGGGGCTGCACAGCCGCGGGTGGTTGCGCCGCGGGCGTCTCCGGGCTGACGATAATGGCCGACGGCGGCGTAAGCCCCTGCCGGAGGCTCGGCCTGACCATCGGGAACGTGCTGACCGATTCGCTACGGGAACTCTGGGCCTCCTCTCCCGTTCTCGAAGCGCTCCGCGACAAGACACGCTACACCGGCCGCTGCGGGGAGTGCGACCGCTGGGCGGATTGCCGCGGTTGCCGCGCCGTCGCCTACGCCCACGCCCTTTCCTTGGGGTCGGACGACTATCTCGGCGACGACCCCCAGTGTTTTTTCAGATGAGGGAAACCGCCGTCGGCAAGACCAGGCTCGTCTTCGTGCGGGGCGACATAACCCGCCAGGCCGTTGACGCCATCGTCAACGCCGCCAACTCCACCCTCATGGGCGGCGGCGGGGTTGACGGAGCGATACACCGCGCCGGAGGGCCGAAAATCCTCGAAGAGTGCCGGAAGGTAATCGCGCGCATCGGAAGCCTTTCCCCCGGCAGGGCGGTGGCGACCACGGCGGGAAACCTGCCCGCGAAGAGGGTAATTCACACCGTCGGCCCCGTCTGGCGCGGGGGCAACGGCGGCGAAGCGGAAACGCTGGCCAGCGCCTACACCGAAAGCCTCCGGCGCGTCCACGAGGAAGGGCTCCGCACCGTCGCCTTCCCCTCCATCTCCACCGGCGCTTACGGCTACCCCGTCGAAAAAGCCGCCAAAACCGCCATCGAAACCGTCACCTCCTACGTCAAAGCCCACCCCGAAGCCTTCGACGAGGTGCGTTTCGTACTCTTCTCGGAAAGGGATCTGGAGGTGTACGATAGTCATGTAAGGGCTGGGGGATACGCTCAATAACCGTTTCGCTCGCACATTTCAGAAGAATTAGCGGACGTCCTTTACAATGCTAAACGTTTACGATGTCAGGCAACATTTGGAATAGCGGCTTCCATATTCCAATCCTTATGCTTATTCATTGAATTTATTGAACCAATAAGAAAGCCTAAACAGCTCTAATACAGCGGCTAAACCAGTGAATACCGAATATACAAAAATTGTAAAACCGGACCAAGCCAAAGGCCCGGAATAAATATTTAGACCTTTGCCAATTACAGCATAGATAACAGCCATAATTTGCATCATTATGAAATGAGCAAAGGCAGCATTTACTTGAATAAATGGCGAAGGGCCCTTAGCACTATCGCCGGATATAGCTTTTTGAAAAGATTCGTTCCCAAATGCGAGCATTATTGCGTATCCGGCTAAAGTAAAACCTAACATATTAGGAATAACACTTAAGGTTAGGCTATGCCAAGTCCCTTGTTCTTTTGTGTTCCAAAAGGGCCAAATACAGGAGGATAAAATAACTGCAAAATGCAGATACGGCGACCTAACTAGTGCTAAAAATCCGCCATAAACTTCCCAGTGCCGCCTTGCAATCTCTCTAGCGGCTTTGTATGGCTTAACCCATGATTTTAAGCACTCTAACATTAAGAGCTCAGATTCTGGTTAGTTGCCTCAAAAAACGAGAGGCCATATCCTGAAAAAAAGAAAAGGTGGTTTGAATATTTGGATCGTACTCATCAGTCATTGTTCTGGGATGGTCTTGAGTAGACTCCACAACCTTTTCATCATTCCTCCCGTATCCAGTTGCCATTATCAATCCATTTGAACTTGCCACACGCATTAACTTTTTCATCTCTTCGTCCGGCAACAGACTTTCCCCCTTTTGGCCGCTCCAATTCTCTTGTAGTTTTCGAGCTTTTATTCTGTCAAAACGTCGAAAAACCTCCGCTTCATCATCCTCATCAAGAACATCACCCGGATTGGGTTTTGTAATACCTATTTCAATCTTTCTTAAAGTTGGAATCTGCAGAATAATGTCAATTGCCTCAATTGATGTCTCCATCTCTATATCAACATTGCCAAATCTCCCAACTATACTTTTCCGATTGAAAAGGGCAGTCATAAGTTTAAGCATCATCCCAGGAGACATTTCATTGATTTCGTAAATCATTCTATGCTGCTTAGGGAAAAAAGCATAGTAAGATTCTCTTAAATTTGGCTTGAGATTATCTGCAACGGGTTTTACTATTGCTCCGTTTTCATCTTTTTCCGGTTTCCTTGTATCTGTGTTGAGCCAAGCTTTATCAGGATCAATATTTAAAAATTTATAAACTCTTCCTATATAGAAATCATTTCCGTTGCGGTTCATTGTTTGCAGGGTGCCTATCATCCCCCAATCAGATCCCCTAATCTTTATGCCTTTTTTGGTTTTATTAAACATCATCATGAACAAATCCAAATACCTCTGCTCAGAGTGCGGCTGTGTTTTGATGTTTAAAGCGCCAATTCGCAAGATTTTCTTTCTAGCCATAATACAAAACCCTCCCAAAAAGGTTTAAAACCACTCAAAACTTTGCAGTTGTCTTGAGGTTCATATTGCCTCTCGCGGTATTATACTTTAATCAAAAATCTACCATACCACCAAAATGGCCCTCTTTAAACTAATATTGGCACAAGATAAAAAATTTACCGCACTGCTGGAGAGGAAATCGATTTTGCTAACCATTCACGAGCTTCTGAGCAAAATCCGGTGGGACGAGGATTTCGGGCGGGCGAAGTTCGAGCTGGGCTATTGGGACCGCGTGGAGGGAAGGGTCGTGAGGGCGCCGTTTACCTCTTTCGAGTTCGAGCCGGAGAGTTCGTCTTTTACCTTCTTCGACGAGGAGGGTCGCCGCCGGAGCGCGCCGCTTCACCGGGTGAGGTGCGTTTGGCGCAACAGTGAACTCATCTGGAGCCGCAAGTGCCGTCCCTGATCATCCGGCGCATCCTTTCCGCCCCCGGCGTCGTCATATCCTCGCTTAAGGGCTCGCCGTAGCGCTGCTACCTCGCCCTCTCGCTACGGGATTCCTCGCCGAGAACGGAAAACCGCGCCGGTAAGCTCTTTCGGCGAAGGCGTTTTTCAGCGATTCTTTACCGGAACCCCGAGGATTTTCAGCGGCCCGGCGGCCCCCAGCATCTCTTCGTAGAGCGGCATCGGGTCGTGTTCGTAGCGCTTGGAGAAGTGGAAGGGGGCGAGCCGCTTTACCCCGGCGGCGCGGGCGATTTCGACGGCCCCGAGGGTGGTGAGATGCTGGGTGGCGCGGGCTTTCCCGCTGTCTTTCGCCAGAAAACCGGCTTCGCAGAAGAAGGTGTGAGCCCCCTCGGCCAGCGCGATCAGTTTTTCGCGGTTCTCCGGGGTGTCGGCGACGTCGGTGGCGTAGGCCAGCTTGTTTCCCGGCCGCACCAGAACAAGCTCTTCGGCAAGCTCTCCAGCGGTTCTGACTACCCCGTCGGGCAGCGTTATCCCCGCATCCAGAGTTCCGGCGACGATGCATTTTTTCAGCTTTCCCAGCCACGGGCCGGGAGCCAGCCCGAGTCCGGCGAGCTTTTCTTTTCTGACGTTTATCTCGCGGCTTGACTGGAAGGCGTAGGCGACCGAGGGGGTGTGGTGGTCGCAGACTACGGCGCGGACGGTGAAATTTTCCTCCGCGAGGATTGCGCCGCCGGTGACAGGCATATCCTCCAGCTCCACCCTCGCCTTGCCGGGCTTGAGACGCGCCCGCCTCAACCTTAAGTTGTCCAGCTCGCAGACCTCGAAGACCGGGCCGTTCTCCTCTATCCGGTCCCAGGTGACGCCGCCGATAAACCCTTCTATCCGCTTTATCGTTTCCGCCGGGCCGAAGACTTTGCAAGTCTCAAGGTGGCCTATCCGCGAGCGCAGAAACCACAAAAACCCGCCGATGTGGTCGATGTGCGCGTGGCTAAGAAAGACCGCGCTCACCTGATGCGCCGCCCTCGCCGCCAGCCTCGCGGTGTCGCCGAGATCGAAAAGAAGGCTCTGCTTTTGGTAGCGCAGCCGCACGTGGAGGAGCGGGTCGCCGAAGACGCCGCCCACCAGGGTGGCGAAGGCTCCCCCCACCTTGCTTGCGACCGGCGCGGACCGCCCGCCGCCCTGCGGTTCTCCAAATCTCAGAGTCATATTTTCTCCGGGGCGACGTTGCCCGGCATTGAATCCATTGTAAAACTCACCGTGCCCATGCCGATAAGTTTACCAAGGCGGCGGGATTTTGCCGGACACGGGATGGCGGCGTTCCAATGGCCGGTTTAAATTCGGGTTAAATGGTGTATAATTTTTAAAAGACGCTCACCTTTGAAAGCGGATCATGGTGGAAATAGCTGAAACCGGTCTGAAAAAAGAAGCTGTGCAGGAGTCGGCGTCGCAAACCGCTCAGGGGCTCTCCGTACGGGCCGTGTTCAGCTGCACCCTTTTCATGCTCTTCATCAACTGGCCGCTGCTCTCGCTGGTCTTCGAGGCCCCTCCCCGGTACGCCTACCTCATACTCTTCTGCTACTGGTTTCTGGCCATTGTCCTGACTCTTCTGGTAGTGCGCTTCCAGATAGCGCGAAACGGCCTCCACAATGACAAGGGCGGCGAAACCCCATGATCTCCCCCTGGATTCTGGGGTTCTTCGCCCTGGCGTATATCGGGATCCTGTTCGGCGTGGCGCTCTGGGCCGAGGCGCGCGCGGCGCAGGGCCGCAACGTAGTCAACAATCCCTGGGTCTACTCCCTGACCTTCGCCGTCTACTGCACCTCGTGGACCTACTACGGCAGCGTCGGGGCGGCGGCCAACAGCGGCTATCTTTTTCTGGCCATCTACTTCGGGCCGATGGCCTGCGTCTTTTTGTGGTGGAACATCCTGCGCAAGATGGTGAGGATCAAAAACCGCCATCACATCACCAGCATCGCCGATTTCATCTCCGCCCGGTACGACCGCTCCCAGAACGTGGCGGCAATCGCGACCCTTATCGTCGTCGCGGGCATCACTCCCTACATCGCCCTCCAGCTTAAGTCCCTTTTCACCGCCTTTAGGATTCTCGCCGGGCCGGGCGACATGATGAGGGACAATTACGTCGCAATCGCAGTCGTCGTCCTCTTGTCAATGTTCACCATAATCTTCGGAGCGAGAAGACTCGACCCCACCGAGCGCCACAGCGGAATGGTCGCCGCGCTGGCCGTAGAGTGCGTAATCAAACTCGTGGCTTTTCTGGCGGTGGGTCTCTTCGTCACTTACGGTCTCTTTGACGGCTTCGGTGACCTCTTCGACAGAATAAGCCAGACGCCGCTTCAAAACCTGCAGGAAGAGGCCACGAAGGGGTCCAACTACCTTATCTGGACCACCTACACTTTTCTGGCGATGTCCGCCATCCTCCTTCTTCCCCGCCAGTTTCACGTGGCGGTTGTGGAAAACTCCAGCGAGAAACACCTCCTCACCTCGATGTGGCTCTTCCCCCTCTACCTTTTTCTGATAAACATCTTCGTTCTTCCGATTGCGATCGCGGGGCTTTCCCTCGGCATGGGCCCGGAGCAGGCGGATACTTACGTGCTCCGCATCCCGCTTGAGCTCGGCAGCTCGTGGCTCGCCATTTTCGTCTTTCTGGGAGGGTTTTCGGCGGCTACCGGCATGGTCATCGTGGAAACGATGACCATCGCGACGATGATAACAAACCACTGGCTGGTTCCCCTCTCCAACGCCATCAAGCCGCTTAACTTCCTGCGCAGAAACCTTCTCAAGTGCCGCTGGGTCGCCATCGTCGCCACTCTGGGGCTGGGATACCTCTTCGAGCGGACCGTCGGCGAGACCTACATGCTGGTCAACATCGGCATCCTCTCCTTCGCCGCGGTGCTCCAGTTCGCTCCGGCGGTCATCGGAGGGCTTTACTGGCGGTCGGGCAACCGGCTCGGCGCTCTTCTCGGCCTTTGGGGCGGCTTCATAATGTGGGCCTACACCCTTTTGCTGCCCGCCTTCGTCCGCAGCGGCTGGTTCTCCACCGACATACTCATCTACGGACCCCTGGGAATAGGGTGGCTGAAGCCGGAAGGTCTTTTCGGGATGACCGCACTCGATTCCCTCTCCCACAGCGTCTTCTGGACCCTTTTCGTCAACGGCGGCCTTTACGTGGGGATTCCCCTGGTGACCGAGCAGCGTAGCGAGGAGCGCCGGATCGCCGAGGAGTTCGTCGGGGCTCTCGTAATGGAGACCGCAAGGCCCCTTTCCGTCTCCAAAACTTTCGTCATCGACCTTCCCGACAAGATCGAGCGCGTAAGAAAGCTGCTGCTTCAGTACCTCCCGCCGGAAAACTGCCGCGCCATCATCGACTCCTGCATCAAGAAAAGCGGCATAGCGGCCAGGGAGTCGCTTGCCGTGCCTGATCTTGTCCAGTTTTACGACATGGTCGAGACGAATCTCTCCGGCGCGATAGGGGCGGCCAGCGCCCACCGGGCCTTTGAAATGGCCAACCTCCTCACCCCTTCCGAGAGGGAGATTCTCTCCCGCGCCTACGGCGACATCCTCGCGGACCTGAAACTGACTCCGCAGGAGCTTCGCGCGAAGGTGGATTACTACCGCGACCGCGAAATGCTCCTCAAGCGCACCGGCGCGGAGCTTGAACTGAAGGTCGCCGAGCGCGACAGGGAGATAACCGAAAGAAAGCGCGTCGAAGAGACCCTTCGCGCCAGCGAGCAGAGGCAGAGCCTGCTCCTCGAAAGCTCCCCGGAGCCTATTTTCAGCTACGACGCAAACCGCATCGTGACCTTCGTGAACGACGCCTTTGAAAACCTCTTCGGCTGGTCGAGGGAGGAAGTCCTCGGACAGCCTCTCGACTTCTTCATTCCCGAATCGGAAAAGGAAAAAACCGACGAGGCGATAAAAAAACTTGAAAAAGGCGAGACGGTGCTTGGCTTCGAGACCTTCCGCCTGACCAAAAGCGGCGACCTTCTCGAAGTCCAGATAAGCGCCTCCCCTTTCTTCGACAACGAGCGGCGCTGGGCCGGCAGCATCGTCTTCATCCGCGACGTAACCGGCCAGAAGCGCGCGGAGGAGATGCTCCGGCTGCTGGCCGCCGCCGTTCAGCACTCCGCCGAGGCGGTCCTCATCTCCGACGCCACCGGAAAGATCATTTACGGCAACGCCGCCTTCGAGGAGATGTCCGGCTACGGCTGGTCCAGCCTCGACAACATCCAGTCCTTCCTGAATTTTGAAGCCGAGCCGGACAAGGGCGAGGAGCTCCGTTCCGCGCTGGTCTGGCAGCGGGTCTGGAAGGGAAGCAGCATCATCGAGAACAAGGACGGGACGCAGAGGATAGTAGAGGTCACGATCTCCCCCATTCAGGTCGAGGGCAAGGGCGTATCGAATTTTGTCGCCATCTGCCGCGACGTGACCGCCGAACGCCGCCTTGAAGAGCACCTCCAGCGCCGCCAGAAGCTGGACGCCATCGGCACTCTGGCGGGCGGAATAGCACATGATTTCAACAACATACTCCAGCCGATGATCGGGTTTACCGAGATGGCGCTGGGCCGCGTGAAGCAGGATCCGGTGACGGTGGAATACCTCGAGCGCGTTCTTTCGACCGCCGAGCGCGCGCGTTCGCTGATACGGCAGATTCTGGCCTTCGCGAGGCCCGGAGAGGGAAGACGCGAGCCCGTGCACGTCATTCCGGTGCTTGAGGATATCTATAAATTTCTCCGCGCCTCCCTGCCAACCACCCTCGAAATACGCCTGGGCGTCGAAACTAAATCCGACGTGGTGCTGGCCGACGAGACGAACCTCCACCAGATGATAATCAACCTCTGCACCAACGCCGCCCACGCAATGGAGGGTAGAAACGGGATTATGACCCTGTCTCTCAGCGATTTTACGGTGGATTCGGCCATGATCGCCTCCCACCCCGATTTGAAGGAGGGCGAGTACCTGCTCGTAGCCGTCTCCGACACCGGTACGGGGATGTCGAAGGAGATTATGGCCCACATCTTCGAGCCTTTCTTCACCACAAAGGAGAAGAGCAAGGGTACGGGGCTCGGCCTCTCGGTCGTCCACGGCATCGTAAAAGAGCTTGGCGGGGCCATTTCGGTCTACAGCGAAGAGGGGAAGGGCTCGACCTTCAAGATCTTCATCCCGAAGACGAAAGAAGCCGTAAAAGCAGTGGAAAAAACTCCCCAGAAACCCCTTCTCGGCAGCGAGCGCATACTCTTCGTGGACGACGAGGCCGACATAAGGGACCTTGTCAAGCTGACCCTCGAAGGGCTGGGCTACCACATCGACGTAGCCAAAAACGGCCTCGATGCGCTGGAAAAGCTGAAGGCCGACATCTCCTTCTACGACGCCGTAATCACGGATTACACCATGCCCGGCATGACGGGGCTGGCGCTGACCCACGAGATAAAGGGACTTCGGCCCTCTCTTCCCGTAATTCTCTGCACCGGCTACAACGAGTCGCATCCCGGCAGCAAGCTGCCCGGCCTGGAGATCGACGGCTTCCTCTCCAAGCCCTTCACCCTTCGCGAACTGAGCTCGATGATACGCAGCATCTTCGACAAGAAAAAAGAAACGGCTAATCCTGGTGTTCCCCGATAGAAAAAATCCCGGGCCGCATGGCGGACACTCTGCGCTTTACCTCGCGCTGGCCCTGGCGCTGGCGGTCGCGGTGCTTTATTTTCCCTCCCTGAAGTTCGACTTCATCAACATCGACGACCCCGAGTACGTGACTCAAAACGAGACGGTGATAAGCGGACTTGCCTGGACCGGGGTGAAAGCCGCCTCGACTAAAATCATCGAAAACTACTGGATTCCCCTAACGTGGTTCTCCCTGATGCTGGATTCCCAAGCCTTCGGGACAGACGCCAGCGGTTTCCACTTCACGAACGTCCTGCTCCACACGGTTAATTCCCTTCTTCTCTTCGTCTTCCTTCACAGGGCGACCGGGTCGGCATGGAAGAGCTTTTTCGCGGCGTCGCTTTGGGCTCTCCATCCCCTGCGAGTCGAATCCGTGGTGTGGATCACCTCAAGGAAGGACGTTTTGTCGGGGGTCTTCTTTTTTTGCTGCCTGCTTTTCTATTCCGAATATGCAAAATCAAGGCGGGCCTCCTGGTATTTAGCGTCGCTGGCGGCGATGCTGGCGGGACTGGCCTCGAAGCCGGTTCTGGTCGTCGTTCCCCTTGTCTTGTTGAGCGTGGACCTCTGGCCCCTCAAGAGGTTCTGCGAAAAACCGGCTTTTGGAGAGGTGAAGAGGATCACGGTCGAGAAAATTCCCTTCTTCGCGCTTTCGGCGATTTTTTCAGCGGTGACGCTCTACACCCAGAAGTCCTCCCTCAAACCTCTGGCGCTTACGCCTCTTTCGTCAAGGCTCGCGGGTTTCGCCGCTTCCTACCTCCGCTATCTCGGAAAAACCCTCTGGCCCTCCGGCCTGGCGCTTGAATCCAGCGAATCCGCCGTTCCCTTTGCGTTACCAGCCGCGCTGGCGGCGGGGCTTCTTCTGGCGGCGACGCTCTTCTTCTGGCGAGCCCGCAAGGTCTCGGCCGCCATCCCCGCCGGTTGGCTGTGGTACCTTGCGGCCCTTCTTCCGGTGAGCGGCATAGTGTCGGTGGGGGTGAACAATTTCGCCGACCGCTTCACCTACCTTCCCCTCGCCGGGATTGCAATAATGGCGGTCTGGGGAATCGACGCGGCAATCGGCGAAAGAGAAACCGTCCGGCGCGCGGCGTCTCTCGCCTGTCTTTTTCTGGCGCTGGCCCTCTCGACGGCGACCGCCGGATACATGCGCTTCTGGAAAGACTCCGTCACTCTCGGCAGGCATTTAGTCAGCGTCAATGACAGCGCCTGGTCCGAAAGGGTGCTCGCCAGCGCCCTGTCTGACAACGGGAACCATGAAGAAGCGCTGGCGCTCTTCGCAAAATCTCTGGAAAAAAATCCTTCGGACCCCCTGACTTACCGGAACCTGGGAATACTTTACTCGGGGACAAGGCGCTATCAGGAAGCGCTCGAAGCTTTTGAAAAATACCTCTCCCTCTCCCCCGGAAGCGTAGACGCGCGCTTCAATATCGCCGCAAGCGCCATGGAACTCGGGCTTTACGGCCTCGCGCAGGAGCACCTCGATAAGGGCCTCAGGGTCGAGCCGGAGAACTGGCGGCTTGTCTTCAACATGGGGCTGGTCTTCGGCGCGACGGGCAGGCTGGAGGAGGCGCATGAATACCTGACAAGAGCCGACCGGCTTCATCCCCGCGACGCCGGAATTCTGAACGGCCTCGGAACAGTGCTCGCCAGGAAAAAGCGCTTTGAAGAGGCTGCTTTCCATTTCGGACGGGCACTGGCGCTTGACCCTTTAAATTCCGAGGCGAAATTCAACCTCGCCCTGTCTCTCTACGAATCCGGGCAGCTTGAAAAAGCCGGTTCCCACTTCAAAAAAATAATCGAGCTCGAACCGGGTAACGCGGGGGCGCATTTTTACTACGGGCTGATCCTCAAAAAGACCGGCCGGAAAGAAGAAGCGGCGCGCCAGCAAAAAGAGGTGCTGAGGCTGTCGCCCGGCAACGAGGCCGCCCTGAAAGAGCTGGGCGGGACGGAAAGTTGACCTTGGACGGCGGCAACAAAAACAACGGCGGGAACGGGAGAAAAACACTCGAACTGCTTTCGCCCGCCGGAAATCTGGAAACCGGGCTGGAGGCGGTGAACCACGGGGCGGACGCCATCTACATCGGCGGACCCTCGTTCGGAGCAAGGGGAGCGGCCGCGAACCCCGTTGCGGACATCGAAGCCCTCTGCTCCTACGCGCACCGGTATTTCGCGAAGGTCTACGTGGCGCTGAACACCATCCTTCGCGACGAGGAACTCCCCGTGGCGGAGCGGGTGATACGGGAGGTTTACGAGGCCGGGGCCGACGCGCTGATAATACAGGACGCCGGACTTCTCGAACTCGACCTTCCTCCCATCGCCCTCCACGCGAGCACCCAGATGGACAACCGCACACCCCAAAAGGTGCGGTTTCTGGAGGACGCGGGGTTTTCGCAGGTGGTGCTGGCGAGGGAGCTGTCCCTCGGGCAGATCCGCGAAATAGCCTCTGAAACCTCGGTAAAACTTGAGTGTTTCGTCCACGGGGCGCTTTGCGTGAGTTTCAGCGGCCAGTGTTACCTCAGCTTCGCGCAGACCGGGCGGAGCGCCAACCGCGGAGAGTGCGCCCAGCTCTGCCGCCTCCCCTTCACCCTCCTCGGCCCCGGCGGAAAAATAATCTGCAAAGACCGCCATCTCCTCAGCCTCAGGGACCTTAACCGGAGCGGCAACCTTCGCGAACTAATCGACGCCGGGGTCAGTTCCTTCAAGATCGAGGGCAGGCTTAAGGAAATTTCCTACGTGAAGAACGTCACCGCCCACTACCGGCGGCTGCTGGACGAGATTCTGCTCGAAAAATCCGGCTATTCGCCTTCCTCCTCGGGCAAGTCCCGCTTCTTTTTCGAGCCGAACCCCGCGAAATCTTTTAACCGTGGGATGACGGAGTACTTTCTTCACGGGCGAAGCCGCGAGATAACCTCGTTTTTCACACCCAAGTCGGTCGGGGAATCCGCCGGAAAGGTTACTGCGGTAGCGCGGGACTATCTTGAGACCGACGCGACTTTGGAAATACACAACGGCGACGGCCTCTGCTTCTTCACTCCCGGCGGCGAGCTTGTAGGGTTCCGGGTCAACCGCGCGGAAGGGAGCCGCCTTTACCCGGCGGAGAGCGTAAAAGAACTGGCCGCAGGGACGGAGCTTTACCGCAACCGGGATCAGGAGTTTGAAAAGGCGCTTGAGAAGAAGTCGGCGGAGAGAAAGATAGGGGTGAAACTGTTTTTCGGGGAAACTCCCGAGGGGTTTTCCCTTCGCCTCACGGACGAGGACGGGACAAGCGCCGAGGCGGCGGTGAAAACGGAAAGGACCCCGGCGGTGGACCCAAAAAAGGCGCTGGCGACGGCGCGGACCCAGCTTTCAAGGCTCGGAAACACCCTCTTCGAGGCCGAAGAGGTAGAAATAGAAGGTGCCGGAAGGTGTTTTATCCCCGTCTCGGTCTTGAACGGCCTTCGCCGGGAAGGAGTGGCGGCTTTGGAAGAAGCAAGGGCGAAGGCCTATAAGCGCCCGGAAAGAGCGCTGGAGAAAGACCCGCCGCCGCGTTACCCGGTCGCTTCCCTCACTTACCTCGGCAACGTCTGCAACAAAAGAGCCAGGGATTTCTACGCCCGCCACGGCGTAACCGGCATCGACGAGGGCTACGAGTGGCGCG containing:
- a CDS encoding radical SAM protein; the encoded protein is MKTRLPAGLAAMDVSGSTDQEFLIQWHLTERCNLRCLHCYQSADTFRELSLGEITETAAEIREMLAAWEDAYGIGFSKSYTITGGEPFLRADLFEVLETAGSAGFGIFLLSNGILIKDREAWRLAELGVEGVQISLEGPGLIHDRIRGYGSFEAALRGVRSLIEASVPVNLNVTLSSVNADYTDELVSIAGNLGARRISFSRLVPCGRGSALAAEVLEPQRVRDIYEDLFSLRIPGLEIGSGDPIASQLRANGAAAGGCTAAGGCAAGVSGLTIMADGGVSPCRRLGLTIGNVLTDSLRELWASSPVLEALRDKTRYTGRCGECDRWADCRGCRAVAYAHALSLGSDDYLGDDPQCFFR
- a CDS encoding O-acetyl-ADP-ribose deacetylase translates to MRETAVGKTRLVFVRGDITRQAVDAIVNAANSTLMGGGGVDGAIHRAGGPKILEECRKVIARIGSLSPGRAVATTAGNLPAKRVIHTVGPVWRGGNGGEAETLASAYTESLRRVHEEGLRTVAFPSISTGAYGYPVEKAAKTAIETVTSYVKAHPEAFDEVRFVLFSERDLEVYDSHVRAGGYAQ
- a CDS encoding DUF4747 family protein, producing MARKKILRIGALNIKTQPHSEQRYLDLFMMMFNKTKKGIKIRGSDWGMIGTLQTMNRNGNDFYIGRVYKFLNIDPDKAWLNTDTRKPEKDENGAIVKPVADNLKPNLRESYYAFFPKQHRMIYEINEMSPGMMLKLMTALFNRKSIVGRFGNVDIEMETSIEAIDIILQIPTLRKIEIGITKPNPGDVLDEDDEAEVFRRFDRIKARKLQENWSGQKGESLLPDEEMKKLMRVASSNGLIMATGYGRNDEKVVESTQDHPRTMTDEYDPNIQTTFSFFQDMASRFLRQLTRI
- a CDS encoding DUF504 domain-containing protein, translating into MLTIHELLSKIRWDEDFGRAKFELGYWDRVEGRVVRAPFTSFEFEPESSSFTFFDEEGRRRSAPLHRVRCVWRNSELIWSRKCRP
- a CDS encoding MBL fold metallo-hydrolase, whose translation is MTLRFGEPQGGGRSAPVASKVGGAFATLVGGVFGDPLLHVRLRYQKQSLLFDLGDTARLAARAAHQVSAVFLSHAHIDHIGGFLWFLRSRIGHLETCKVFGPAETIKRIEGFIGGVTWDRIEENGPVFEVCELDNLRLRRARLKPGKARVELEDMPVTGGAILAEENFTVRAVVCDHHTPSVAYAFQSSREINVRKEKLAGLGLAPGPWLGKLKKCIVAGTLDAGITLPDGVVRTAGELAEELVLVRPGNKLAYATDVADTPENREKLIALAEGAHTFFCEAGFLAKDSGKARATQHLTTLGAVEIARAAGVKRLAPFHFSKRYEHDPMPLYEEMLGAAGPLKILGVPVKNR